GGGTCGTCCGCTCCGCCTCCACCACGACCACGATCTGCCCCATGTGGCCGGCAAGGACGCGGGCTTCGGTGGTGACGAGCAGCGGCGGCGAATCGAACACGATGATGCGATCCGAGTAGCGATTGGCCATCTGCTCGAGCAGGCGATTCATGCTCTCGGACGCGATCAGCTCGGTCGCCCGTTGGTGCGGCATTCCGGCCGGAAGGATGGACAGCTTTTCGATGTTGGTGCGCAGCAGAACGTCGCCAAGGTCCGCCACTTCGCCGGTCAGCACGTCCATCAGCCCCCGCTCGGGCGGCAGGCCCAGACGGTTGAGGACGGAGGGGCGCGAAACGTCGGCATCCACCAGCAGCACGGTGTAGTCGAGTTCCATGGCCATGCTGATTGCCAGGTTGATCGCGGTGAACGACTTCCCTTCCCCGGGCATTGCACTCGTCACCATGATCAGGCTGCCGTTCTTCACCTCCGCCTGCCCCTTTGCCGTCGCGTTGCGCAGCAGGGGGCGCTTGATCACCCGATACTCTTCGGCGATGGGAGAACGAGGCTGGTCGGGCGTCACCATGCCCATCATTCCGAGACGGGCGAGATCGACCTCGATGGTGCGCGACGCCGGCCCGGCGACTGGGGCGGCCGGCTCCGGGACGACAGCCGGCGCGACAACCTCCGCGGCAAGAATCCGGTCGACCTCCGCGGCGGCGTCTGCAGTGGGCGCAGGCGCGCGTGGCGCGGTGACGGGCTCACCCGCCGCCTGCTTCAGCTTGTCGAGTCGTTCAACGGCTTTTTCGATGAGGCTCATTGTGCTCTCCGCTTTACCGCTGGATCAGGTGAAGCGCAAACGTGGCCAGTCCGGTGGCCCCGACGAAGGCGACCACGCCCCCCGAAAAGGCCGCCAGCCCCCGCATGCGCGTACGCGCACGTTCCGGCGTATCGAGCATGGAGACGGTGCCAAGGACCGGAAGCCCGGTGATCTCGCGCAACATCCGCGCATCACTGAAGGCAGGACGGAACTGGCTGATCAGGAAGGTCAGCGCAAAGCCCGCAAGCAGACCGGCAAGACCGGCCAGCGGCATCAACAGCAGGCGGTTGGGCGCGGAGGGCTTGGACGGCAGGCTGGGCGGGTCGATCAGGCGGAACTCCGCGATCGCCGACTGCGCATCCATCTCCACCGCGATATTTGCCGATTCGCGCCGTGCAACCAGGCTGTCGTAGTTGCTCTTGTGCACCGCGTAATCGCGGTTCAGCTGCGCGAGTTCGGCCTCCAGCTCCGGGACCAGGCGGCTTGCGGCGCGCGCCTGGGCGAGACGGCTCTCGTACTCGCCGACGCGGGCGCGCAGGGACGCCACCCGGGCTTCCGACTCGGCCAACGCAAGCTTCATCTGCTGGAAGACCGGATTGGTGTTGAGCGCGCCGAAGGCGCCGGGACCGGCTTGGCGCCGCATCTCGATCTCGGCGAGCTTCTGCTTCTCAAGCTGCTCGATGACCCGCTTGGCGCCGATCACATCCGGATGCTGGTCGGTGTAGCGCTGCATCATGTCGTCGAGAT
Above is a window of Azoarcus olearius DNA encoding:
- a CDS encoding XrtA-associated tyrosine autokinase — encoded protein: MSLIEKAVERLDKLKQAAGEPVTAPRAPAPTADAAAEVDRILAAEVVAPAVVPEPAAPVAGPASRTIEVDLARLGMMGMVTPDQPRSPIAEEYRVIKRPLLRNATAKGQAEVKNGSLIMVTSAMPGEGKSFTAINLAISMAMELDYTVLLVDADVSRPSVLNRLGLPPERGLMDVLTGEVADLGDVLLRTNIEKLSILPAGMPHQRATELIASESMNRLLEQMANRYSDRIIVFDSPPLLVTTEARVLAGHMGQIVVVVEAERTTRAVLTQALSTIENCPIKLMVLNKARERGAGGYYGYGYGYGAEARSEAA